From Bicyclus anynana chromosome 18, ilBicAnyn1.1, whole genome shotgun sequence, a single genomic window includes:
- the LOC112055032 gene encoding uncharacterized oxidoreductase YxbG-like: MSLINKVVIITGAASGIGEGIATHFAKLSARLALIDIDVDKLRKVAEQCENLSKAKVLGVPADVSKDGDVKRAISDIKHEYGKIDVVINCAGIAGYNRNILDADLLSEFDKVISVNLRAMVAVTHYAAPALIESKGCIVNIASVMARMSCKSAISYNISKAGVAHFTRNAALDFADKGVRVNSISPGPVETNLLINSGSNQVENAKTWETLAKTTPLQRNVHVMEIAAMAAYLASDQAKGITGSDFIIDCGFILSGTVNATFLRNDGHQK; the protein is encoded by the coding sequence ATGAGTTTAATAAACAAAGTCGTTATAATAACAGGCGCCGCTTCAGGCATCGGTGAGGGCATTGCCACTCACTTCGCGAAACTATCTGCAAGACTTGCTCTAATAGATATTGATGTAGATAAACTACGTAAAGTTGCAGAGCAATGCGAAAATTTGAGCAAAGCAAAGGTCCTTGGAGTCCCTGCAGATGTATCCAAAGATGGAGATGTAAAACGTGCTATAAGTGATATAAAACACGAATATGGGAAGATCGATGTAGTGATAAACTGCGCGGGTATAGCTGGCTATAATAGAAATATCTTAGATGCAGATCTATTGAGTGAGTTTGATAAAGTTATAAGTGTCAATCTACGAGCTATGGTTGCTGTAACTCATTATGCAGCTCCAGCATTGATTGAGAGCAAAGGGTGTATTGTTAATATAGCCAGCGTGATGGCTAGAATGTCTTGTAAAAGTGCTATATCGTACAACATATCAAAAGCTGGAGTAGCTCACTTTACGAGAAATGCTGCTTTGGATTTCGCGGATAAAGGCGTGCGAGTCAACTCCATATCACCTGGTCCAGTTGAAACGAATCTTTTGATAAATTCCGGAAGCAATCAAGTAGAAAATGCTAAAACGTGGGAGACTTTAGCTAAAACAACGCCGTTGCAGCGTAATGTTCATGTAATGGAGATAGCAGCAATGGCTGCTTATTTGGCAAGTGACCAAGCTAAGGGCATAACTGGttcagattttataatagattgCGGTTTCATATTGTCAGGGACGGTTAATGCAACATTTCTTCGCAACGATGgacatcaaaaataa
- the LOC112055026 gene encoding uncharacterized oxidoreductase TM_0325-like, giving the protein MSFENKVVLITGAGSGIGKGIALNFAKLSAKLSLLDINHENLKNTTKSCKELSKTKAVNFVLDMTNDANVKEAIEKTIEEFGKIDIVVNCAGVLSIGGIIEESFIQDFDKVMNVNLRSYAVMTHYAVPALIKSKGCIINIASICATLVDKKVIPYNTSKAAVVQFTRNVALELAELGVRVNSISPGLVKSSLLESNASQEAIDRIKTKKAPLKHVLEADEIADMVAYLASDKALSITGADFVVDSGYTLLGSLLEEV; this is encoded by the coding sequence ATGtcttttgaaaataaagttGTGCTTATAACTGGTGCTGGATCGGGAATTGGCAAAGGTATCGCACTAAATTTTGCAAAATTAAGCGCAAAGTTGTCATTACTAGACATAAACcatgaaaatttgaaaaatacaacaaaGAGTTGCAAAGAACTGAGCAAAACTAAAGCTGTTAACTTTGTACTCGACATGACAAACGACGCAAATGTGAAAGAAGCAATTGAAAAAACCATTGAAGAATTTGGAAAAATCGACATCGTTGTAAATTGCGCTGGCGTTCTATCCATAGGAGGTATAATAGAAGAGAGCTTTATACAGGACTTCGATAAAGTTATGAATGTCAATCTCAGATCTTACGCAGTAATGACACACTACGCTGTCCCAGCATTAATCAAAAGTAAAGGATGCATTATAAATATAGCAAGCATATGTGCTACGTTGGTTGATAAGAAAGTTATACCATACAATACTTCGAAGGCAGCTGTTGTGCAATTCACCAGGAATGTCGCTTTAGAGTTAGCAGAACTAGGAGTTAGGGTCAATTCTATTTCTCCGGGATTGGTCAAATCAAGTCTTTTAGAAAGTAATGCGAGTCAAGAAGCTATAGACAGAATAAAAACGAAGAAAGCACCACTCAAACATGTTCTAGAGGCTGACGAAATCGCCGATATGGTCGCTTATTTGGCTAGCGATAAAGCCTTAAGCATAACTGGAGCCGACTTTGTTGTTGATTCCGGTTATACTCTATTGGGATCGTTACTAGAAGAAGTCTAG
- the LOC112055031 gene encoding 3-oxoacyl-[acyl-carrier-protein] reductase FabG-like has translation MSFENKVVLVTGAGSGIGKAIALHFAKLSAKLSLLDRDDENVEKTAKSCETLGKSKAIKIVVEMTNDEDVKRAVEKTVEEFGKIDVVVNCAGVLSIGGIIEEGFIRDFDKVMNVNIRSVAVITHYAVPVLIKSKGCIINIASICAKLIEKKSVPYTTSKAAVVQFTRNVALELAEEGVRVNSISPGFVNTNLWATHASPEVNKNLKKKDAPLKHVLQAEEIADMTVYLASDKAKSITGADFVIDSGYSLLGSQLKEDM, from the coding sequence ATGTCTTTCGAAAACAAAGTGGTACTTGTAACTGGTGCCGGATCAGGTATCGGCAAAGCTATCGCCCTGCACTTTGCAAAGTTGTCCGCAAAGTTATCACTATTGGACAGAGACGATGAAAATGTAGAAAAAACTGCAAAGAGTTGCGAAACACTAGGAAAAAGTAAAGCTATTAAAATTGTTGTCGAAATGACTAATGACGAAGACGTGAAACGAGCTGTAGAAAAAACTGTTGAAGAATTTGGAAAAATCGATGTCGTTGTTAATTGCGCTGGCGTTCTGTCCATCGGCGGTATAATAGAAGAGGGCTTTATACGAGACTTTGATAAAGTTATGAATGTCAACATCAGATCTGTTGCAGTAATAACTCATTATGCAGTCCCAGTATTGATCAAAAGTAAAGGATGTATTATAAACATAGCAAGCATTTGTGCTAAGTTAATTGAAAAGAAAAGTGTACCATACACAACTTCGAAGGCAGCTGTTGTGCAATTCACAAGGAATGTAGCTTTAGAACTAGCAGAAGAAGGAGTTAGGGTAAACTCCATTTCTCCGGGATTCGTTAACACGAATCTTTGGGCGACCCATGCGAGCCCAGAAGTTAATAAGAACTTAAAAAAGAAGGATGCACCACTTAAGCATGTTTTGCAAGCTGAGGAAATCGCTGATATGACCGTTTATTTGGCTAGTGATAAAGCGAAAAGCATAACTGGGGCTGACTTTGTTATTGATTCCGGATATTCTCTGTTGGGATCGCAACTAAAAGAAGATATGTAA
- the LOC112055025 gene encoding uncharacterized protein LOC112055025 yields MTEAVYLPYDVLELIFRKVNGLTLGRCRRVCKYWKEFIDSSEYLWRQKCRNEFKHASRIAKRKCGHQCNWYHIYRNLCQWSDLKNFDLELKEFYKFSHKDNLHILDIDHGLLPLRGNRGTVLYDTSTLENITVCVSIPDRDCLKIANNDNVTIIQVKSGVFIERTADDPDFVTEAFINGDGFALTDNYLFVYINKDIYSLDLRYRSLSPNFIMSLEYSIKEMVYSDNALHLFIGYGYIVSLLWDPNSCCWKPSSFKPIDCPVEWIKQIKHICAADNRNYVCYSRNLIKIQVEKYKHLYLEFPTITALFFYVDITIFGTQTGEILLYRLSSQAPGRNRPTFETLIRLPEGEVALQLDVCERRTGPLIVISTCYKLYVIEAPFFPDEQQTTESSFTSEKLNMYKRMRKLKEWMKISSNNNSSQACKTKE; encoded by the exons atgaCCGAAGCTGTGTATCTCCCATATGATGTTTTGGAATTAATATTCAGAAAAGTGAACGGACTTACCCTTGGAAGATGCAGACGAGTTTGTAAATATTGGAAAGAATTCATAGACAGTTCGGAATATTTGTGGCGCCAAAAATGTCGAAATGAGTTCAAACACGCGTCGAGAATAGCCAAAAGAAAATGCGGCCACCAATGCAACTGGTATCATATATACCGAAATCTCTGCCaatggtccgatttaaaaaacttcGACTTGGAATTAAAGGAGTTCTACAAATTTTCCCATAAAGACAACCTTCACATTCTAGACATAGATCATGGGCTGTTGCCTCTGAGAGGTAATCGTGGTACAGTTCTATATGACACTAGCACTTTGGAAAACATCACTGTATGCGTCTCCATACCAGACCGCGATTGTTTGAAAATTGCTAACAATGACAATGTGACTATCATACAAGTAAAATCTGGTGTATTCATTGAACGTACAGCAGATGACCCAGATTTCGTAACCGAAGCGTTTATAAATGGTGACGGCTTTGCCCTCACTGataactatttatttgtatacattaataaagatatttattcaTTAGATTTGAGGTATCGCAGTTTGTCACCTAATTTTATCATGTCACTAGAATACAGTATTAAAGAAATGGTTTACAGTGACAATGCGttgcatttatttattggttacgGGTACATTGTGAGCTTATTGTGGGATCCAAATAGTTGTTGTTGGAAACCATCATCATTTAAGCCTATAGATTGCCCTGTGGAATGGATCAAACAAATCAAACATATATGTGCAGCTGACAATCGAAATTATGTATGCTATTCACGCAATCTAATAAAGATTCAG GTAGAAAAATACAAACACCTTTATTTGGAATTTCCTACAATAACAGCATTGTTCTTCTATGTGGATATTACCATATTTGGCACACAAACTGGAGAAATTTTGCTATATAGATTATCTAGTCAAGCCCCAGGCCGTAATAGGCCAACATTTGAAACTCTTATCAG GTTACCAGAAGGAGAAGTTGCTTTACAACTCGATGTCTGCGAAAGAAGAACTGGCCCTTTGATTGTAATATCAACATGTTACAAATTGTATGTCATAGAAGCTCCCTTTTTTCCTGAC GAACAACAGACCACTGAGTCATCTTTCACATCTGAAAAGCTAAATATGTACAAAAGGATGCGGAAATTAAAAGAATGGATGAAAATATCTAGTAACAATAATAGTTCGCAGGCATGCAAAACAAAAGAGTAA